Proteins encoded in a region of the Zea mays cultivar B73 chromosome 2, Zm-B73-REFERENCE-NAM-5.0, whole genome shotgun sequence genome:
- the LOC100383401 gene encoding filament-like plant protein 3 isoform X1, producing the protein MDRRSWLWRRKSTDKSPGETETSASEKITDEQDSAKSSPNSTRSPEITSKELEDDNDVKVKVLSERLSSVVLDVRAKDDLVKQHSKVAEEAVLGWEKAEKEISSLKAQLSAATAKNSALEDRLVHLDGALKECVRQLRRAKDEQDQTVQDALARQARQWESHKADLELRIVELTARLEAKSERSVVGATDGDTRSSRLAALEKENSALKLQLLAKTEELELRTIEKELNRRAAETASKQQLEGIRKVAKLQAECRRLQAAAQRRASSVNVELRRSPSSACVESLTDCQSDCSDSWASALVTELDQFKKDKSGASTRTASLVAADIDVMDDFLEMEKLASANGSSKGDAVEDASGQVEKALHEAQRELRTCRRRVMVAEERSAELQRQLNHANGDKHAMEAEAEAAEAKGRELEGKLELARADIAGLLDKGRILEERLESEKALTLELAAKYQDMETLEAEKRELNAQLETSRSEAKKLSDKIALMERKLEVEKALSIRLATKCHGVDALEAKKKGVELELESAREEIASLRNKASSLELQVMEEKASSAGLAMRCQELEELRSQLVSSNSRIVELNEKVKTLEDVIEKQRPVTAELESQLQSRHDEISSLKEDISLLQKKLESQKNLSSAYISALGASETEKKELATRFELGEKEAEELRGKTSLLEEQIHEERARSSEFAVKCRKMEEQFSRRSLLGHQPVKSSAIKDIQIRKETELAKAAGKLADCQKTIASLSSQLKSLADFDEFLPETETSGADSADAWDGDLKLLHPASYPTQIGCLAVT; encoded by the exons GATTCTGCCAAGAGCTCTCCAAACTCGACTCGGTCGCCGGAGATCACGTCGAAGGAACTGGAGGACGATAACGACGTGAAGGTGAAGGTATTGAGTGAGAGGCTATCATCCGTAGTTCTGGATGTCCGTGCGAAGGATGATCTCGTGAAGCAGCATTCCAAAGTTGCAGAGGAGGCTGTTCTAG GATGGGAGAAGGCCGAGAAGGAGATCTCATCGCTGAAGGCGCAGCTGAGCGCTGCAACGGCCAAGAACTCCGCGCTGGAGGACCGGCTCGTCCACCTGGACGGCGCCCTCAAGGAATGCGTCCGGCAGCTCCGGCGCGCCAAGGACGAGCAGGACCAGACGGTGCAGGACGCGCTGGCACGGCAAGCGCGGCAGTGGGAGTCCCACAAGGCCGACCTCGAGCTGCGCATCGTTGAGCTCACGGCGAGGCTGGAGGCCAAGTCCGAGCGCTCGGTGGTGGGCGCCACCGACGGCGACACCCGTTCCAGCAGGCTagccgccctggagaaggagaacTCGGCGCTGAAGTTGCAGCTGCTCGCCAAGACGGAGGAACTGGAGCTCAGGACGATAGAGAAGGAGCTCAACCGGCGGGCGGCGGAGACGGCGAGCAAGCAGCAGCTGGAGGGCATCAGGAAGGTGGCCAAGCTCCAAGCTGAGTGCAGGAGGCTGCAGGCCGCGGCACAACGGAGGGCGTCCTCCGTGAACGTCGAGCTCCGGCGTTCTCCGAGCTCGGCCTGCGTCGAGTCGCTCACGGATTGCCAGTCGGACTGCTCCGACTCATGGGCCTCGGCCCTCGTCACGGAGCTCGACCAGTTCAAGAAGGACAAGAGCGGCGCGAGCACCAGGACAGCGAGCCTCGTGGCCGCGGACATCGACGTGATGGACGACTTCCTCGAGATGGAGAAGCTCGCCTCCGCGAACGGCTCGTCGAAAGGCGACGCCGTCGAGGACGCGAGCGGGCAGGTGGAGAAGGCGCTGCACGAGGCTCAGCGCGAGCTGAGGACTTGCCGCCGCCGGGTAATGGTGGCAGAGGAGAGATCAGCTGAGCTACAGCGGCAGCTGAACCATGCCAATGGCGACAAACACGCCATGGAGgcggaggcggaagctgctgagGCGAAGGGAAGGGAGCTTGAGGGCAAGCTCGAGCTCGCCCGTGCCGATATCGCGGGCTTGCTGGACAAGGGGCGCATCCTGGAGGAACGGCTCGAGTCTGAGAAGGCGCTGACACTTGAGCTCGCAGCCAAGTACCAGGACATGGAGACGCTGGAGGCAGAGAAGAGGGAGCTGAACGCTCAGCTGGAGACGTCACGGTCCGAAGCCAAGAAGCTCAGCGACAAGATCGCCCTGATGGAGAGGAAGCTGGAGGTGGAGAAGGCCCTGTCGATCCGACTGGCGACGAAATGCCATGGCGTTGATGCTCTGGAAGCAAAGAAGAAGGGCGTCGAGCTCGAGCTGGAGTCGGCACGCGAGGAAATCGCTTCCCTGCGAAACAAGGCTAGTAGCTTGGAACTGCAAGTCATGGAAGAGAAAGCGTCGTCCGCTGGACTCGCAATGCGGTGCCAAGAACTGGAGGAGCTTAGATCCCAGCTTGTGTCTTCAAACTCACGGATCGTTGAGCTGAACGAGAAGGTTAAAACGCTCGAGGATGTGATCGAGAAACAGAGGCCAGTGACGGCGGAATTGGAGTCTCAGCTCCAGTCGAGACACGACGAAATCAGCAGCTTGAAGGAGGACATAAGCCTGTTGCAGAAGAAGCTGGAGTCCCAGAAGAACCTGTCGTCAGCTTACATATCTGCGCTGGGCGCTTCTGAAACCGAGAAGAAAGAACTGGCTACCCGGTTTGAACTCGGAGAGAAAGAGGCCGAGGAATTGCGCGGGAAGACGAGTTTGCTGGAGGAACAGATCCACGAAGAGAGGGCACGGTCATCTGAGTTTGCGGTAAAATGTCGGAAGATGGAGGAACAGTTCTCCCGCAGATCTCTTCTTGGCCACCAACCAGTGAAATCTTCGGCGATCAAAGATATTCAGATAAGAAAG GAGACAGAGCTGGCCAAGGCTGCCGGGAAACTGGCCGACTGCCAGAAGACGATAGCTTCACTGAGCAGCCAGCTGAAATCGTTGGCCGATTTCGACGAGTTCCTCCCTGAAACCGAGACTAGTGGCGCCGACTCAGCCGACGCCTGGGACGGCGACCTGAAGCTGCTCCACCCTGCAAGCTATCCCACGCAGATTGGCTGTTTGGCAGTCACATGA